A region of Colletotrichum higginsianum IMI 349063 chromosome 10, whole genome shotgun sequence DNA encodes the following proteins:
- a CDS encoding Major facilitator superfamily transporter produces the protein MSGWKYALALSKQDVLTATPPGTVRLLAEDESTTRSLRSSNSLIRFPQPSEDPADPLNWAQWRKFGLLLTVSLYSFVGNFTSSGIAPALSLWFKEFPHDVRPFSDLSYFIAVNVLFLGASNIWWVPLSNIFGRRPVLLVATLIMTVCTVWCAVSSSYSSVLAARLFQGIGAGASESVAPALIGEVFFVDERGRAMAIYTVFLASGSLIGGIAGGYIGYDVGWAYIFWVGVALSAACFVGTLFLVPETLYDRIVPSIDSPGGSQCEEKGTESHLEDTRSRTLDYRPYTYGRSLGFTHYRGNVVSHFLAPWKTLRFPGTWVVMFHYAGLVGGIVTISTVGPQIMAAPPYLWGANAGLINVGGIIGTILGALYTYFLSDKQLKRKVKTSGSGFAEAESRLPTMFLSLGISTGGFFVFGFTGQYPSRAGWVGLCVGFAMVSFGLMQLPSIGFNYIIDAYQHHASDCFVMVTIMRAIIAFAWTFFVAEWVEKKGTAEPFGIFGMLMGLFSLLTVPLWLYGKRMRIATRDLVEK, from the exons ATGTCGGGCTGGAAGTACGCACTTGCTTTGAGCAAGCAAGATGTCTTAACTGCCACACCGCCAGGAACAGTAAGGCTGCTAG CCGAGGACGAGTCCACTACCAGATCATTGAGGTCTTCCAACTCTCTGATCCGATTCCCGCAACCATCCGAAGACCCGGCAGACCCCCTCAACTGGGCCCAATGGCGCAAATTCGGGCTGCTGCTGACTGTCTCGCTTTATTCTTTCGTCGGCAACTTCACCAGTTCAGGCATTGCACCGGCACTGTCACTCTGGTTCAAGGAGTTCCCACACGATGTGCGGCCGTTTAGCGACCTGTCGTACTTCATCGCT GTCAACGTCTTGTTCCTCGGGGCATCCAACATCTGGTGGGTACCATTGTCGAACATCTTTGGCCGGAGGCCGGTGCTCCTCGTCGCGACTCTGATCATGACTGTCTGCACCGTCTGGTGCGCCGTTTCGTCCTCTTACAGCTCCGTGCTGGCTGCGAGGTTGTTCCAGGGTATCGGAGCCGGCGCCTCCGAGTCCGTGGCGCCCGCTCTGATCGGCGAGGTCTTTTTCGTTGACGAGCGCGGCCGCGCGATG GCCATCTACACGGTCTTCCTCGCCTCAGGATCGCTGATTggcggcatcgccggcggtTACATCGGTTATGATGTAGGATGGGCGTACATCTTCTGGGTCGGAGTCGCCCTTTCCGCAGCTTGCTTCGTTGGCACCTTATTTCTCGTGCCCGAGACCCTCTACGACCGAATCGTCCCATCCATCGACTCCCCAGGTGGCTCTCAATGCGAGGAAAAGGGGACGGAAAGCCATCTTGAGGATACCCGAAGCCGAACCCTGGACTACCGCCCATACACCTATGGCAGATCCCTTGGATTCACTCATTACCGCGGCAATGTGGTCAGCCACTTCTTGGCACCGTGGAAGACTCTCAGGTTCCCTGGCACTTGGGTAGTCATGTTCCACTACGCCGGACTCGTTGGTGGGATCGTCACCATCTCCACAGTCGGGCCCCAGATTATGGCCGCACCACCGTATCTCTGGGGAGCCAATGCTGGGCTTATCAATGTTGGAGGAATCATCGGCACCATCTTGGGGGCCCTGTACACCTACTTTCTCTCCGACAAACAGCTCAAAAGGAAGGTCAAGACTTCGGGCAGCGGTTTCGCGGAAGCAGAGAGCAGGCTGCCGACCATGTTCCTTTCTCTCGGCATTTCAACCGGCGGGTTCTTCGTCTTTGGATTTACTGGCCAGTACCCATCCAGAGCCGGATGGGTTGGTCTCTGTGTCGGGTTTGCCATGGTTTCCTTTGGGCTGATGCAGTTGCCCTCGATCGGATTTAACTAC ATCATCGATGCCTATCAACATCACGCCAGTGATTGCTTCGTCATGGTGACTATTATGCGAGCCATCATTGCTTTTGCCTGGACGTTCTTCGTTGCCGAGTgggtcgagaagaagggcacTGCAGAGCCGTTCGGCATCTTTGGAATGCTCATGGGGCTCTTCTCGCTTCTGACTGTCCCGCTGTGGCTGTACGGCAAGAGAATGAGGATCGCGACAAGGGACTTGGTGGAGAAATAA
- a CDS encoding C6 transcription factor has translation MNLTCHVPEPAPRKRRGKSSRVTELERKIDGLVNLFQTRQQSREAQGLNSTTTTPSNGDHNPMPYTGLTIPGLDRSSATQATPSGVSPDTNQNRNTPPGVGARQTDKTFYLVPDFSLSVEKAEEYLNIYRTRMVPNFPFVPIPPSTTAAELHDKKRFLFWCIMQAVVPQTAAVQKAVDDWVRRHAAMHVIVLKDNSIELLQGLVVYVAWGEVHQLVGTNANSLLQMAIGLVMDFTIQTLGGPLGWMPKTLQADAWVLVGRGKQSELTKHTLEEQRAILGGYFIASRELRFAASVPAAMRKYSQIQFTPHLVRCSKAIREASELPSDQQLLALIRMQNVGDRIRAVFPSPDREEGEPLPIFREHFNVVLSSIRKEILAIELEEPIVNKEQPSPLEAVTPTEPYSRTEALWHCLQAIQTSSAALLDLEVEVFAYLPFNLIADVAYSMMASHRLLLEDTTNDWDVSMARQKLDLPEITRRVGDKFEEADRVALVVGQKRRLFEDNSSRWSNYAHRARWIRQWYLTKAVPPPHETTTTTTNQAQLGSESTAFLNEANLSWLGGISMDQGFWEAMMLDGPGQIPFDASMVLPDQSMLPPMPSTS, from the exons GGGGTAAGTCGAG TCGGGTTACGGAACTGGAAAGGAAAATTGATGGTCTGGTCAACCTCTTTCAGACACGGCAGCAGTCCCGGGAAGCGCAAGGCCTGAACTCGACCACGACAACCCCGAGTAACGGGGACCACAACCCAATGCCATACACGGGGCTGACCATACCTGGCCTCGATCGATCATCAGCCACACAGGCCACTCCGAGCGGTGTGAGTCCAGACACTAACCAAAACCGCAACACGCCCCCAGGAGTGGGTGCAAGGCAGACCGATAAGACCTTCTATCTGGTCCCTGACTTCAGTCTCTCCGTCGAGAAGGCGGAGGAGTACCTGAACATTTACCGAACGCGTATGGTTCCCAACTTCCCCTTCGTACCCATCCCTCCCAGCACAACGGCCGCCGAGCTTCATGACAAGAAGCGATTCCTCTTCTGGTGCATCATGCAAGCCGTCGTACCCCAGACTGCTGCCGTTCAAAAAGCTGTCGATGACTGGGTCCGTCGACATGCTGCCATGCATGTCATTGTCCTAAAGGACAATTCGATCGAATTACTGCAGGGCCTCGTGGTCTACGTCGCCTG GGGCGAGGTTCATCAACTAGTGGGCACCAATGCCAACTCACTACTCCAGATGGCTATTGGTCTGGTAATGGACTTCACCATACAAACACTCGGCGGGCCACTGGGCTGGATGCCAAAAACCTTGCAGGCCGATGCGTGGGTTCTTGTGGGCCGAGGAAAGCAGTCCGAACTGACAAAACACACCCTTGAAGAGCAAAGGGCAATCCTGGGCGGCTATTTCATCGCGTCTAG GGAACTGAGGTTTGCTGCCAGTGTACCCGCGGCGATGCGGAAATACTCGCAAATCCAGTTCACGCCACATCTTGTGCGATGCTCCAAGGCCATCCGCGAGGCCTCGGAACTGCCGTCTGATCAGCAACTACTCGCCCTCATCCGCATGCAAAATGTTGGGGACCGCATTCGTGCCGTGTTTCCAAGTCCGGAcagggaagagggggagcCACTTCCCATCTTTCGGGAACACTTCAATGTAGTTCTGTCGTCGATTCGCAAGGAGATCCTCGCCAtcgagctggaagagcccaTCGTCAACAAGGAACAAC CGAGTCCCTTGGAGGCGGTGACCCCGACTGAGCCATACAGCCGGACCGAAGCGCTCTGGCACTGCCTCCAAGCAATCCAAACCTCTTCGGCGGCTTTGCTGGACCTAGAGGTCGAGGTGTTTGCCTATCTTCCCTTCAACTTGATTGCGGACGTGGCATATTCAATGATGGCATCGCACCGTCTGTTGTTAGAGGACACGACAAACGACTGGGACGTGTCCATGGCGCGTCAGAAGCTGGATTTGCCGGAGATCACGCGCCGCGTAGGAGACAAGTTCGAGGAGGCGGACAGAgtggccctcgtcgtcggccaaaAGCGGCGTTTGTTCGAGGACAACAGCTCGAGGTGGTCCAACTACGCACACCGAGCCAGATGGATACGGCAGTGGTACCTGACCAAAgctgtgccgccgccgcatgagacgacgacgacgacgacgaaccaGGCACAGTTGGGTTCCGAATCAACAGCATTCTTGAACGAGGCCAACCTGTCATGGTTGGGGGGCATCTCGATGGACCAGGGGTTTTGGGAGGCGATGATGCTGGACGGCCCTGGACAGATACCGTTTGATGCCTCCATGGTTTTGCCGGACCAGTCCATGTTACCGCCCATGCCATCCACGTCATAG